GCTTTTCCTTCCTCGACGAGGATCGGACAGGCCGTGTAGCCGTCGTAGTCGGGCGCGAGCTCCCGGTCGTCGAGGTACCGCTCGACGTTCTCCACGACGACGTGCGACTGCTTGCGCGCGGCCGAGGCCGTCCGGGAGGTCGGCACGTCGGCGTTGTCGCCGAGCGCGAAGACGTTCGGGTACGTCTCGTGTTGGAGCGTGTTGTCGTCGACCGAGACGTACTCGCCGCCGTCGGTCAGCGGCGAGTTCTCGACGACGAACTCGTGGCCGTACTGGGGCGGGACCGGCGCGTACAGGTCGTACTCCAGCGAGTCGCCCTCCTCCGAGTGGACCGTCCGGGACTCGTGGTCTATCGTGGAGACGGTGAACTCGGGCACGAACGTGATGTCGCGCTCGTCCCAGATCGCTTCGATCCGGTCTTGATACGGGGCTTTGGGTCCGGTCCCGAACACGTCTTCGCCGGGCTTCGTCATCACGACCTCGGCGTCCTCGCGGACCCCGCGGTTGCGGAGGTGCTCTTCCAGCAGCATCGCGAGTTTCAGCGGCGCGCCGCCGCACTTGATCGGCGTGTCCGGGACCGTGACGAGGAACCGCCCGCCGTCGAACTCGTCGACCGCGTCGCCAAGCGCCGCCGCCGCGTCGGCGTGGTAGAAGGGGTACACGGAGTCCGTCTGCGTCCAGCCCTCGCGCATCCCCGGAACGGCGCTCGGACGCAGGTCGTTCCCGACCGCGGAGACGAGGACGTCGTACTCGTAGGTCCCGTCCCGGCCGGAGACGGTCTCGCTGTCCGGGTCGATGCCGACGACCTCGTCGTGAACGAAGCGGACCTCGTCGTGGAGCAGGTCGCGCGTGTCCCGCCGCTGGTCGTCGAGGTCCATGTAGCCGAAGGGGATCAGGTAGTAGGCGGGCTGGTAGCTGTGCGTCTGGCTTTTGTCCAGTACGGTCACGTCGGCGTCGATGCGCCGACGGAGCGCGTTCGCCGTCATCGTCCCCGCGGCGCCGCCGCCGAGGACGAGGACGGACGGTCGTGTTGCTGTCATGATGGGCGTGGTCGTTGTTCGGTGGCGTCGCGTCGAACGCCGACGCGTTCGGTCATCGAGGCTCCCTCCCATAGACGTTCAAAAACCACGCATATCGGCGTTCAGTTGTCGCACGACAACTTCGAGGAGAGCGCGGGGGAGTCCGCCGGGGGCGACCCCCGCGCGTCAGCCTATCGAGTCCCAGTTCCGGTAGAGCGCGACGCCGAACGCGAGGAGGATCCCGCCGACCCCGACCTGTCGACCGACCGTGCCGACGTCGCCGGCGACCGCGGCGACGACCGCGCGGACGGTCATCACGAGCGTCACGAGCGAGACGAGCGCCAACACGGCGTGCCGCGTTTCCATGTGTGACCCGACGCGGCGCGCCGACCAAAGGGATCGGTTGGCTTGCGCCAACCCGCGCGACGCCCGATATCGACCGCCGACGGCGGTTTGTCCTGTGCCAACTCCGAGGTTATGCGGGAGGCGTCCGGAGCACTACGCGGGAGAGTCGACCGCCGATCGAGCCGACGCGACGCGACAACCGCGCTCACCATCACGCATGATCGACCCAGTACTCGCAAGCCGATTCCAGTTCGCCCTGACGACGATCGTTCACATCATCTTCCCGGTGATGAGCATGGGGCTCGCGCCGTTCCTCATCTACTTCACGTGGAAGGACATCCGGGGCGGCGACCCGGTCTACGAGCAGTTGCGGCGGTTTTGGACCAAGATATTCGCCGTCTCGTTCGTCGTCGGGACGGTGACGGGGATCGTCCTGGAGTTCGAGTTCGGGACGAACTTCGCCGCGTTCTCGACGACCGCCGGCGAGCTGTTCGGCGGTCCGCTCGCCATCGAGGGGATGATGGCGTTCATGTTGGAGGCGACGTTCCTCGGGATCTTCGTCTTCGGACGCGAGCGCGTCTCCGACCGGCTGTACATGGTCTCCAGTCTCGCCGTCGGGGTCGGGACGTGGCTGTCGGCCGTCTGGATCCTCATCGCGAACTCGTGGATGCAGATGCCCCGCGGCTACGAACTCGTCACCGAAAACGGCCAGGAGGTGGTCCGTCTCGTCGACCCGGTCGCGGCGTACCTGACCCCGCGATTCGGGTACATGTACGTCCACATGCAGAACGCCGCCGTCGAGTCGGTGGCGCTGTTCATGGCCGGCGTCTCGGCGTACTACGTCTACCGACACCACGTCTGGGGGTACAAGACCGCAAACATCGCGTTCTGGCAGAAGACGCTGAAGATCTCGCTGGTCGCGCTGCTGATCACGGCGCCGCTGCAGGTGTTACAGGGCGACCTGTACGCCCGCCACGTCTACGAGACGCAGCCGCAGAAGTTCGCCGCCATGGAGGCCGTCTGGGACACCGAGTCGTACGTGCCCGAGTACCTCTTCGCGATCCCGACCGACCTGAGCCAGCTCACCGACCCGCGCGCGAAGGAGCTGTTCGGCATCGGGATTCCGGGCGGCGCGTCGTGGCTCGCGAGCGGCGGCGACGCGACCGCGGAGATACGCGGGCTGAACACCTTCGAGACGGAGGCGCCCCCGGTCGCCATCGTGTTCTGGTCGTTCCGCGCGATGGTCGGGATGGGCTTTTGGTTCATTCTCCTGGCGTTCTGGGGCGGTTACCGATGGTACACCGGGGAGCTGTTCAAGGACGGACTGCTCCACAAGGCGCTCATGGGGTCGAGCCTCCTCGGGTTCGTCGCCGTCGAACTCGGCTGGGTGGTCACCGAGGTGGGTCGCCAGCCGTGGGTGATCCAGGGGGTCCTCAAGACGAGCGACGGCGTCTCGCCCGGCCTCACCGGGAACGAAGCGCTCGTGACGCTCGTCGGCTTCGTCGGCGTCTACGCCGCTATCCTGACCCTGTACACGTACGTCGTCGCGCGCATCCTCCGCGGCGGTCCGCCGGACAGAGAGGCGCTCGATGCCGTCGACGACCGCGACGCCCCGACGGCGGGGGTGCCCGGCGATGACTAGCGAGAGCGTCGAGCTGCTGGCGTCGGGGCCGCTTTTCGGCTTGCCGCTGCCGACGCTGTGGTTCGGGCTCGTCTTTGCCCTGCTCGGAACGTTCCTGTTCCTCGACGGGTTCGACTTCGGCGCGGGCGCTATCTTCGCGACGCTCGACGACGCCGGGGAACGCGAGGCGGTCCTCTCGGCGATCGGACCGTTCTGGGACGGCAACGAGGTGTGGCTCGTCGTCTTCGGCGGGGCGCTGTTCGCTGCGTTCCCGTCGGTGTACGCGGGGCTTTTCAGCCGCCACTACCTCCTGATGTTCGGCATTCTCGGGGCGCTCATCCTCCGCGGACTCGCCCCGGAGATGTACGAACAGCGCCACGACGCGCGCTGGCAGCGGTGGTGGGGACGGTCGTTCGTCGCCGGCAGCGTCCTCGCGCCGTTCCTCCTCGGCGTGTTCGCGGGGAACTGGCTGGTGGGCGCCCCCCGGTCGGCCACGCCGATCGGCGTCCTCGTCGGCGTCGACGTCACGGTGCTCACCGTCGTCTCCGGGGCGGCGTTTCTCCAGTTGAAAGCGCGGGACGCGCTCCCCGAGTGGGTGACGCAGATCGGCGTCGGGGCGGTCGTGGTGTACCTGCTCGGCGTCGTCGCGACCCTCGGAGCCTTGGCGGTCCGGCTCCCGGCCGGCGTCGACGCGCTGCTGTCGGCGCCGGTGCTCGCAGCGGTCGTCGGGTCCGTCGTGCTGGGGGCCGTCTACGTCGTCGCGCTTCGGCGCCGGTCAGACGTCGTCGCGCTCGCGGCGGCCGCGGGGCTGACCTACGCGTTGATCGCGGTCGTCGCGGTCCTCATGTATCCGATGATCGACCCGGCCGCGGGGGTAACGGTCGGCGACGCCATCGTCTCGACGCTGCCGCTGAACCTCATGTCCGTCGGTGCGGCCCTGCTGTTGCCGCTCGTCGCGACGTACTTCGCGGTCCTCTACTCGGCGTTCAGCGGCCCGATAGCCGCGGAGGAGGCGTACTGACATGGGCGCGGACGCGACGGAGATGACGGCGGAGGCGTCGACGCGAGAGGCGCTGCTGCTCTCGCGAGTGTTGATCACGTGGGTGGAGTTGGTGGTCGTCGGGTTCGCGGGGGCGGTGTTGGGCGGGGCCGCCTCCGGGCCGCCGCAGCTCGTCGTCTACTTCGCGACGATCCTGGCCTCGGTGGCGGTGCTTCTGTACAACGTGGACCGACTCATCGCTGCGCGGATACGGGATGCGGCGTGACCGGGGCGAGGGGCGTCAGTTCGTCCGTCGGTTCGACGAGGCGAGGGAGCCGCCCTCGCGGCGCTTGGCGACGATGCCGAACAGCAGCAGCGCGCTCGGGACGAACAACAGCGCGCCCAGCGCGGTGACGATA
This genomic window from Halorubrum sp. PV6 contains:
- a CDS encoding NAD(P)/FAD-dependent oxidoreductase, producing MTATRPSVLVLGGGAAGTMTANALRRRIDADVTVLDKSQTHSYQPAYYLIPFGYMDLDDQRRDTRDLLHDEVRFVHDEVVGIDPDSETVSGRDGTYEYDVLVSAVGNDLRPSAVPGMREGWTQTDSVYPFYHADAAAALGDAVDEFDGGRFLVTVPDTPIKCGGAPLKLAMLLEEHLRNRGVREDAEVVMTKPGEDVFGTGPKAPYQDRIEAIWDERDITFVPEFTVSTIDHESRTVHSEEGDSLEYDLYAPVPPQYGHEFVVENSPLTDGGEYVSVDDNTLQHETYPNVFALGDNADVPTSRTASAARKQSHVVVENVERYLDDRELAPDYDGYTACPILVEEGKAMIAEFDYESAISAPVVSRLNWILDVNVIPSLYWNVWMRGYDPVP
- a CDS encoding cytochrome ubiquinol oxidase subunit I; its protein translation is MIDPVLASRFQFALTTIVHIIFPVMSMGLAPFLIYFTWKDIRGGDPVYEQLRRFWTKIFAVSFVVGTVTGIVLEFEFGTNFAAFSTTAGELFGGPLAIEGMMAFMLEATFLGIFVFGRERVSDRLYMVSSLAVGVGTWLSAVWILIANSWMQMPRGYELVTENGQEVVRLVDPVAAYLTPRFGYMYVHMQNAAVESVALFMAGVSAYYVYRHHVWGYKTANIAFWQKTLKISLVALLITAPLQVLQGDLYARHVYETQPQKFAAMEAVWDTESYVPEYLFAIPTDLSQLTDPRAKELFGIGIPGGASWLASGGDATAEIRGLNTFETEAPPVAIVFWSFRAMVGMGFWFILLAFWGGYRWYTGELFKDGLLHKALMGSSLLGFVAVELGWVVTEVGRQPWVIQGVLKTSDGVSPGLTGNEALVTLVGFVGVYAAILTLYTYVVARILRGGPPDREALDAVDDRDAPTAGVPGDD
- a CDS encoding cytochrome d ubiquinol oxidase subunit II; its protein translation is MTSESVELLASGPLFGLPLPTLWFGLVFALLGTFLFLDGFDFGAGAIFATLDDAGEREAVLSAIGPFWDGNEVWLVVFGGALFAAFPSVYAGLFSRHYLLMFGILGALILRGLAPEMYEQRHDARWQRWWGRSFVAGSVLAPFLLGVFAGNWLVGAPRSATPIGVLVGVDVTVLTVVSGAAFLQLKARDALPEWVTQIGVGAVVVYLLGVVATLGALAVRLPAGVDALLSAPVLAAVVGSVVLGAVYVVALRRRSDVVALAAAAGLTYALIAVVAVLMYPMIDPAAGVTVGDAIVSTLPLNLMSVGAALLLPLVATYFAVLYSAFSGPIAAEEAY